The Nitrosomonas communis genome has a segment encoding these proteins:
- the ccmE gene encoding cytochrome c maturation protein CcmE encodes MKPRHKKIAIIAASVTALTFAAILVLNVFQSNLVFFFSPSQVVAKEAPIGKNFRIGGIVEEGSLKRQGSSTTVNFAVTDTAETIKVVYTGILPDLFKEGKGVVAQGKITEDGIFYADEVLAKHDENYMPPEAASALEQAAKAQKASLVQ; translated from the coding sequence ATGAAACCACGTCATAAAAAAATAGCTATTATCGCCGCAAGTGTTACTGCGCTAACTTTTGCTGCTATTTTAGTATTGAATGTTTTTCAGAGTAATCTGGTTTTTTTCTTTAGTCCAAGCCAGGTTGTAGCCAAAGAAGCTCCTATAGGCAAAAATTTTAGAATTGGTGGAATTGTAGAAGAGGGCAGTTTAAAGCGCCAAGGCAGTAGCACGACTGTCAACTTTGCCGTAACAGATACTGCAGAAACAATAAAAGTCGTATATACCGGGATACTACCTGATTTGTTCAAAGAGGGTAAGGGTGTGGTAGCACAAGGGAAAATAACGGAGGATGGTATTTTTTATGCAGATGAAGTTCTTGCCAAACATGATGAAAATTACATGCCACCTGAGGCTGCAAGCGCACTAGAACAAGCAGCCAAAGCTCAGAAAGCCTCATTAGTTCAATAA
- a CDS encoding DsbE family thiol:disulfide interchange protein, whose product MTRFLLPLAIFSVLVVFLGVGLTLNPRQVPSPLVDKPAPVFQLHHLHDPDKTLMSQDNLGKVWLLNVWASWCVACRDEHPLLVQLAKAKIVPIYGLNYKDQRDTAIQWLKQYGDPYTISIVDADGRVGIDYGVYGVPETYIIDKQGIIRYKHIGPVTVKSLEDKILPLIKELQG is encoded by the coding sequence ATGACCCGGTTCTTATTGCCGCTTGCGATATTCTCTGTTTTAGTTGTATTTCTTGGGGTTGGCTTGACATTGAATCCACGGCAGGTACCGTCCCCTCTTGTGGACAAACCCGCACCTGTATTTCAGCTGCATCATTTGCATGATCCAGATAAAACTCTAATGTCGCAAGATAATCTGGGGAAAGTATGGTTGTTGAATGTCTGGGCTTCCTGGTGTGTCGCTTGCCGTGATGAGCATCCTTTGCTTGTACAATTAGCGAAAGCAAAAATAGTACCGATATATGGGCTGAACTACAAAGATCAGCGAGATACCGCCATACAATGGCTTAAGCAATATGGTGACCCTTATACAATCAGTATCGTTGATGCCGATGGGAGAGTGGGTATTGATTATGGCGTGTATGGTGTCCCTGAAACATATATCATTGATAAGCAGGGAATAATACGTTACAAACATATTGGACCTGTGACAGTAAAATCGCTGGAAGATAAAATTCTTCCACTGATAAAAGAGTTGCAAGGATAA
- a CDS encoding DUF2726 domain-containing protein: MELQNIIIIGFASCFVLILLLKIFYKKSDRVYYHTKALFTPAERSFFGVLSQAVSNQYLVFGKVRIADVVGIKKASNNSVRQIAFNKMASKHFDYVLCTKDTLSVVAVIELDDKSHLKEKTIHRDSLVENICRNADLTLIRFNVKASYQISAIKNKITASLNSSHDEL, from the coding sequence ATGGAATTACAAAATATTATTATCATCGGTTTTGCTAGCTGTTTTGTTTTAATCCTTTTATTAAAAATCTTTTATAAAAAAAGCGATCGCGTCTATTACCATACTAAAGCTTTATTTACTCCTGCCGAAAGGTCTTTTTTTGGAGTACTTTCCCAAGCTGTGTCCAATCAATATTTAGTTTTTGGTAAAGTACGTATTGCAGATGTTGTCGGGATTAAAAAGGCCTCAAATAATAGTGTCAGGCAAATAGCTTTTAATAAAATGGCTAGTAAGCATTTTGATTATGTACTTTGCACTAAAGATACTTTGTCAGTTGTAGCAGTTATTGAACTTGATGATAAAAGCCATTTAAAAGAAAAAACGATTCATAGAGATTCACTTGTTGAAAATATATGTAGAAACGCTGATTTAACATTGATCCGCTTTAATGTTAAAGCCAGCTATCAAATTTCAGCTATTAAAAATAAAATAACGGCTTCTCTAAATTCTTCTCACGATGAGCTATGA
- a CDS encoding malate dehydrogenase codes for MKPPVSIAITGAAGHIGYSLLFRIAAGDLLGNDQPIILHLLDLPQSQHVLDGVVMELYDCAFPLLKNVITTDDPLVAFNEVDIAILVGARPRTKGMERKELLTVNAEIFSTQGKALDKVANRNVKVLIVGNPTNTNTYITMKNAPNLSPGNFSAMLRLDHNRALYQVAAKLKESVSSISKMIIWGNHSSTQFPDLSHAEINGKKVIHLIKDQSWIEDYFIPTVQNRGAAVIEARGLSSAGSAANAIINHLHDWIIGTREHDWVTMGIPSDGSYRIQEGVIYGFPVTCKNGDYTIVQGLEINEISQAKMLTTYKELLEEKNAIKHLLP; via the coding sequence ATGAAACCTCCTGTTAGCATTGCGATCACAGGTGCAGCCGGTCATATTGGTTATAGCCTGTTATTCCGGATAGCGGCTGGTGATTTGCTGGGTAATGATCAGCCTATTATCTTACATCTCCTTGACCTCCCTCAGTCTCAACATGTTCTTGATGGTGTAGTCATGGAATTGTATGACTGTGCCTTTCCTCTTTTGAAAAATGTCATCACAACAGATGATCCGTTAGTTGCTTTCAATGAGGTGGATATCGCTATTTTAGTGGGCGCCCGCCCCCGCACTAAAGGAATGGAGCGAAAAGAGCTACTCACCGTAAATGCAGAAATATTCAGCACTCAAGGTAAAGCCCTTGATAAAGTTGCAAATCGTAATGTAAAAGTACTGATTGTTGGCAATCCAACCAATACTAATACTTATATTACAATGAAAAATGCCCCTAACTTATCACCCGGTAATTTTTCTGCCATGCTTAGACTTGATCATAATCGCGCCTTGTATCAAGTAGCAGCAAAATTAAAGGAGTCAGTATCAAGCATCAGCAAAATGATTATTTGGGGTAATCATTCTTCTACACAGTTTCCTGACCTCAGTCATGCTGAAATCAATGGCAAGAAGGTCATCCATCTTATTAAGGATCAATCCTGGATAGAGGATTATTTTATTCCTACCGTTCAGAATCGTGGTGCCGCAGTAATTGAAGCAAGAGGGTTATCGAGTGCAGGCAGCGCTGCTAATGCAATAATTAATCATCTTCACGACTGGATCATTGGTACAAGAGAACATGATTGGGTCACAATGGGAATTCCTTCTGATGGAAGCTATAGAATTCAAGAGGGGGTAATTTATGGCTTCCCTGTCACTTGTAAGAATGGCGATTACACGATTGTTCAAGGGTTAGAAATAAATGAAATATCTCAAGCAAAGATGCTTACTACCTATAAAGAGCTTTTAGAAGAAAAAAACGCAATCAAGCATCTATTGCCTTAA
- a CDS encoding cytochrome c-type biogenesis protein, translated as MYKFEVAANSFILQNRIDHYSTFIKQLIAVLFVALVPLISFANEAVPVAEDPVLEKRLINLSENLRCLVCQNESLAGSRADFANDLRREMREQMKANKSDEEIIDFLVARYGDFVLYNPPFKTTTLLLWFGPLILFLGATIGLFIYLRRRRTQLEDFPLSESQRLEAEALINKTNKE; from the coding sequence ATGTATAAATTTGAAGTAGCAGCAAATAGTTTTATATTGCAAAACCGTATTGATCATTATTCTACATTTATAAAACAGCTTATTGCTGTTCTCTTTGTGGCGTTGGTACCATTGATTAGCTTTGCTAATGAAGCGGTACCGGTTGCAGAAGATCCCGTACTGGAAAAACGCTTGATTAACTTATCAGAAAATCTACGTTGTCTGGTATGCCAAAATGAATCTCTCGCTGGCTCTCGTGCTGATTTTGCCAATGATTTAAGGCGAGAAATGCGAGAGCAGATGAAAGCAAATAAAAGTGACGAAGAAATCATCGATTTTTTAGTTGCCCGTTATGGTGACTTTGTTCTTTATAACCCACCATTCAAAACTACCACACTGTTGTTATGGTTTGGCCCACTTATTTTATTTTTGGGGGCAACAATAGGTTTATTTATTTATTTAAGACGGCGTCGCACACAATTGGAAGATTTTCCACTATCGGAAAGTCAGCGCTTAGAGGCCGAAGCTTTAATAAATAAAACTAATAAGGAATAA
- the ccmD gene encoding heme exporter protein CcmD — translation MNWNSWSEFFSMGGYGFYVWGSYLVSFICIAGEIWILLNRQRTLQQYPGQRNELNMREKKNETTS, via the coding sequence ATGAATTGGAACAGCTGGTCAGAATTTTTTTCAATGGGTGGATATGGATTCTATGTCTGGGGCTCATATCTGGTATCGTTTATTTGTATCGCAGGCGAAATTTGGATTTTATTAAATCGCCAGCGAACTTTGCAACAATATCCTGGTCAGAGAAACGAATTAAATATGAGAGAGAAAAAGAATGAAACCACGTCATAA
- the treZ gene encoding malto-oligosyltrehalose trehalohydrolase produces MNSCSKLTEISNKEGFDLSNHSAERVHLGAWVSQEGVWFRCWAPKPAKVEVILEENEQGYPLTKDSNGYWSGLVPNASAGMTYRYRLDGEQCHPDPCSRFQPQGPHGPSLIVDSGAYAWRDQGWPGVRMRGQVIYEMHVGTFTPGGTFDSAITQLDALKDLGITVIEVMPVAEFPGRWNWGYDGVGLYAPSHVYGDPEALKRFVDEAHQRGLGVILDVVYNHLGPDGNYLPEFSDEYFTDRYNNEWGQAINFDGPGSREVREFFVNNACYWIEEYHLDGLRLDAVHAFQDASPMHIIAELSQTARKVAGTRSIILVAECEAQWVRTIQPIAQGGWGLDAVWSEDFHHTTRVAATGRSEGYFTDYRGSPQELISCVKRGFLYQGQRYQWQKKPRGTMVSHEPAEAFVFFLQNHDQVANQLRADRLHTKTSPGVCRALTTLLLLAPQTPMLFMGQEFGASTPFHYFVDFPPGKLAEDIYQGRKEFLAQFPSYGSPAAQAAIVDPSDPSVYDRSRLNLSEREHHAEWYALHRDLLRLRREDSVIAQQAREATDGAVLSPWAFLLRYMGHDGNDRLLLINLGADLLYQPAPEPLIAPPAGRSWSFVWSSDAPCYGGPGVIEPLTEQGWRLPAESAALYTAVPGEARVD; encoded by the coding sequence ATGAATAGTTGCTCTAAGTTAACCGAAATATCGAATAAGGAAGGGTTTGACCTCTCCAACCACTCAGCCGAAAGGGTGCATCTTGGGGCATGGGTTAGTCAGGAGGGGGTATGGTTTCGTTGCTGGGCACCCAAGCCGGCTAAGGTTGAGGTAATACTCGAAGAGAACGAGCAAGGATATCCTCTCACCAAAGATTCTAACGGCTATTGGTCGGGGTTGGTTCCAAATGCTTCGGCGGGCATGACATATCGCTATCGATTGGATGGAGAGCAATGTCATCCAGATCCCTGTTCACGATTTCAACCACAGGGTCCTCACGGACCTTCATTAATCGTAGATTCTGGTGCCTATGCATGGAGAGACCAAGGTTGGCCAGGAGTCAGGATGAGAGGGCAAGTCATCTACGAAATGCATGTAGGAACCTTCACCCCAGGCGGCACATTTGACTCTGCCATCACTCAATTGGATGCCTTGAAAGATCTCGGGATCACGGTCATTGAAGTAATGCCGGTGGCGGAGTTTCCAGGACGATGGAATTGGGGTTATGACGGAGTCGGGCTTTACGCACCTTCCCATGTCTACGGTGATCCCGAGGCGTTGAAACGCTTTGTGGACGAGGCCCACCAACGGGGGCTTGGTGTCATTCTCGACGTTGTATACAACCATCTAGGACCGGATGGTAATTACCTCCCGGAGTTCAGCGATGAGTATTTCACCGACCGCTATAACAATGAATGGGGCCAGGCGATCAACTTTGACGGGCCCGGATCACGGGAGGTGCGGGAATTTTTTGTTAATAACGCCTGTTATTGGATCGAGGAATATCACCTGGATGGGTTACGCCTGGATGCGGTCCATGCCTTTCAGGATGCCAGCCCCATGCATATCATTGCTGAGCTATCTCAGACGGCCAGAAAGGTGGCAGGCACACGGTCGATCATTCTGGTGGCTGAATGCGAAGCTCAGTGGGTGCGGACCATTCAACCGATCGCGCAGGGTGGGTGGGGGCTCGATGCCGTGTGGAGTGAAGACTTTCATCACACGACTCGCGTGGCTGCTACTGGTCGCAGCGAAGGCTATTTCACTGATTACCGCGGCTCACCGCAGGAATTGATCTCCTGTGTGAAGCGCGGGTTTCTCTACCAGGGCCAGCGGTACCAGTGGCAAAAAAAACCAAGAGGCACTATGGTGTCGCATGAACCAGCCGAAGCATTCGTATTTTTTCTGCAAAATCATGATCAGGTTGCCAATCAGTTGCGGGCGGATCGGCTGCATACCAAGACTAGTCCGGGTGTTTGTCGTGCCTTGACCACGCTGCTGCTACTTGCTCCGCAAACCCCCATGCTCTTCATGGGGCAAGAGTTCGGAGCCTCCACTCCCTTCCACTACTTTGTCGATTTTCCTCCCGGCAAATTGGCCGAGGATATCTATCAGGGCCGCAAGGAATTTCTCGCGCAATTTCCCAGTTATGGCTCACCGGCTGCACAAGCAGCGATCGTCGACCCCTCCGATCCCTCAGTCTATGATCGTTCGCGTCTGAACCTGTCCGAGCGAGAGCACCATGCCGAGTGGTACGCCTTGCATCGGGATCTCCTTCGCCTCCGACGCGAGGATTCGGTGATTGCGCAACAAGCGCGAGAGGCAACCGATGGGGCCGTATTAAGCCCTTGGGCATTTCTTTTGCGGTACATGGGACATGATGGGAACGACCGCCTGCTACTCATCAATCTAGGGGCTGATCTGCTCTATCAACCTGCGCCGGAGCCCCTGATAGCTCCTCCTGCCGGGCGTTCCTGGTCATTCGTCTGGTCGAGTGACGCCCCTTGTTACGGAGGTCCGGGTGTCATTGAGCCCTTGACTGAGCAGGGCTGGAGGTTACCCGCAGAGTCTGCGGCCCTATATACTGCCGTACCAGGTGAAGCCAGAGTCGATTAA
- the ccmI gene encoding c-type cytochrome biogenesis protein CcmI has translation MTSFWVVAGIFIVAALMFVLPTLLRKRQDKIELLERETANIAIYRDQLAELDNDLRNDILSKEQYEKSKQELQKRMLQDLATSSKNPATSSMIKGQGVVTSVVVIFAVPLTAISLYMVLGDTRGLLPQSQLASVTQSHAQDMAGMPSSHSEIKSVVDNLVARLKENPGDIEGWVMLGRTYAIMGQYQEASATYAKLTEIIPDSAQLLSDYADVLAMTNNGSLIGKPAELINQALKIDPNYPKALALAGTVEFEQKKYDQAAAFWEKLLSVIPADSQLAQSVNESIAQAKSLASEGKDSAPMQLAKNSNIDTDLPVEKNQQSQSDKSDNTAKAATITGTVSLSPALASKVSPNDTVFVFARAKTGPKMPLAILKLTVKDLPTTFTLNDDMAMTPTMKMSSFPEVVIGGRITKSGQAVPASGDLEGFSKPVKLGDKDIAVVIDQVIP, from the coding sequence ATGACTTCTTTTTGGGTTGTTGCTGGAATTTTTATTGTTGCTGCATTAATGTTTGTTCTTCCCACTTTGTTGAGGAAAAGACAAGATAAGATTGAGCTATTAGAGCGGGAAACTGCGAATATTGCGATTTATCGTGACCAGCTTGCAGAATTGGATAACGATTTACGTAATGATATTTTATCTAAGGAGCAATACGAAAAAAGTAAGCAGGAATTACAAAAAAGAATGTTGCAAGATTTGGCAACATCATCAAAAAACCCGGCAACTTCTTCCATGATAAAAGGTCAGGGGGTTGTGACGTCAGTTGTAGTTATATTTGCAGTTCCTTTAACTGCAATATCGTTATATATGGTTCTGGGTGATACACGAGGTTTACTACCACAATCTCAGTTAGCCAGTGTAACGCAATCTCACGCACAGGACATGGCAGGAATGCCATCTAGCCATAGCGAAATTAAATCTGTTGTGGATAATTTGGTTGCTCGTCTAAAAGAAAATCCAGGAGATATAGAAGGCTGGGTAATGCTAGGCAGAACCTACGCTATTATGGGTCAATATCAGGAAGCCAGTGCAACTTATGCTAAATTAACCGAAATAATCCCTGATAGTGCACAATTGTTGAGTGATTATGCAGATGTACTTGCCATGACAAATAACGGAAGTTTGATAGGCAAACCTGCTGAATTAATTAATCAAGCACTTAAGATCGATCCGAATTATCCAAAAGCACTTGCACTAGCAGGTACGGTTGAATTTGAACAAAAAAAATATGATCAGGCTGCAGCTTTTTGGGAGAAATTGTTGAGTGTTATTCCAGCTGATTCACAATTGGCTCAATCCGTCAATGAGAGTATTGCTCAGGCAAAGTCACTGGCGAGCGAAGGGAAAGACTCAGCTCCAATGCAGTTAGCAAAAAATTCAAATATCGATACAGATTTGCCTGTTGAGAAAAACCAGCAATCACAATCTGATAAATCGGATAACACTGCCAAAGCAGCTACCATCACTGGAACCGTTTCGCTTAGCCCTGCATTAGCTAGTAAGGTATCCCCAAATGATACAGTGTTTGTTTTTGCACGAGCTAAAACTGGGCCTAAAATGCCATTGGCGATTTTAAAACTGACTGTAAAGGATTTACCCACTACCTTTACATTAAATGATGATATGGCGATGACGCCTACCATGAAGATGTCTAGTTTTCCAGAAGTAGTCATAGGTGGAAGGATAACAAAATCAGGCCAGGCTGTTCCAGCCAGTGGTGATTTAGAAGGGTTTAGCAAACCGGTAAAACTGGGTGATAAAGATATTGCCGTGGTGATTGATCAAGTAATTCCCTAA
- a CDS encoding heme lyase CcmF/NrfE family subunit: MIPELGNFALILAMLLALIQGTLPLIGAARGIPSWIALARPVVQGQFVFIAIAFGCLAYSFVNNDFSVHNVASHSNSELPLHFRFAATWGSHEGSLLLWVLLLAGWSVAVSVFSRQLPDDMVARVLGVLGLVSVGFILFLLFTSNPFDRLLPAAFEGSDLNPLLQDPGMVMHPPMLYMGYVGFSVAFAFAIAALLSGQLDAAWARWSRPWTTAAWVFLTIGIMIGSWWAYYELGWGGWWFWDPVENASFMPWLVGTALVHSLAVTEKRGSFKSWTVLLAIIAFSLSLLGTFLVRSGVLTSVHAFATDPARGIFILVYLVVIIGFSLALFAWRAPKVGLGGSFQLVSRETMLLANNVLLLVAAGSVMLGTLYPLLVDALGLGKISVGPPYFEAIFVPLMAPAVFLIGVGPIAKWKQASLPSLAIRLRWAFAVSLVSALIAPFLMSEWKPLVSFGLLLAFWIIASIFVNIKHRLQNSGESGLFSKLSRQSRSYYGMHCAHLGIAVFIVGVTLVNGYETEKDVRMEIGNTVSIGGYTFRFNGTKNLTGPNYKSIEGDIDVLKNDKQIRKLYPEKRTYNASGMAMTEAAIDTGLFRDLYVALGEPLDNNAWIVRVYHKPFVDWIWLGCFLMALGGVLSVTDRRYRYGIRKKSKTEITSETTAESNKGATPTEAEPIIVPEVRKV, from the coding sequence ATGATTCCAGAACTTGGTAATTTTGCGCTAATACTTGCGATGTTATTAGCTTTGATTCAAGGAACGTTGCCTCTTATTGGTGCCGCTCGCGGTATTCCTTCATGGATTGCTTTGGCTCGCCCGGTTGTACAAGGTCAATTCGTATTTATTGCCATTGCATTTGGCTGCTTGGCTTACTCTTTTGTTAACAACGATTTTTCTGTGCACAATGTAGCTTCTCATTCTAATTCGGAATTGCCGCTGCATTTCCGATTTGCTGCTACCTGGGGATCGCATGAAGGATCATTGCTGCTATGGGTATTGCTGTTGGCAGGGTGGTCAGTTGCAGTCAGTGTATTTAGTCGTCAATTACCAGACGATATGGTAGCGAGAGTTTTAGGTGTGCTAGGTCTGGTTAGTGTGGGATTTATATTATTCTTGCTATTTACTTCCAATCCATTTGATCGTCTTTTACCGGCAGCGTTTGAAGGGAGTGATTTGAACCCCTTGCTTCAAGACCCTGGTATGGTAATGCATCCTCCCATGCTTTATATGGGATATGTTGGCTTCTCGGTAGCCTTTGCGTTCGCTATTGCCGCTCTCCTCAGTGGCCAGTTAGATGCTGCCTGGGCCCGCTGGTCGCGGCCTTGGACAACGGCTGCATGGGTATTCTTGACTATCGGTATTATGATTGGTAGTTGGTGGGCTTATTATGAATTGGGCTGGGGGGGATGGTGGTTCTGGGATCCAGTTGAAAATGCTTCCTTTATGCCTTGGTTAGTGGGTACCGCCCTCGTGCATTCTCTTGCCGTTACGGAAAAACGTGGCAGCTTCAAAAGCTGGACTGTGTTGCTTGCAATCATTGCATTTTCATTGAGTTTACTCGGAACATTCCTGGTTCGCTCTGGTGTGCTTACATCCGTTCACGCCTTCGCGACAGATCCTGCACGTGGCATATTCATCCTAGTTTATTTGGTAGTAATAATAGGTTTCTCTTTAGCGCTGTTTGCCTGGCGGGCACCCAAAGTGGGTTTAGGAGGAAGCTTTCAACTTGTTTCGCGCGAGACCATGCTTCTTGCCAATAATGTATTGTTGCTGGTTGCTGCTGGCAGCGTCATGCTGGGCACACTTTATCCATTACTTGTTGATGCATTGGGGCTTGGGAAGATATCAGTTGGGCCTCCCTATTTTGAGGCTATCTTTGTACCGTTAATGGCACCCGCTGTTTTTCTGATTGGAGTGGGACCCATTGCCAAATGGAAACAAGCAAGTTTACCGTCCCTGGCAATTCGTTTGCGCTGGGCTTTTGCCGTGAGTTTAGTTTCCGCATTAATCGCGCCTTTTTTGATGAGTGAATGGAAACCGCTTGTTAGCTTTGGTTTGTTATTAGCTTTCTGGATTATTGCCAGCATTTTTGTCAATATCAAACACCGTTTACAAAACAGTGGGGAGAGTGGGTTATTTAGCAAGTTATCCCGACAATCTCGTAGCTACTATGGGATGCATTGTGCGCATTTAGGTATAGCCGTTTTTATCGTCGGCGTCACGCTAGTCAATGGTTATGAAACTGAAAAAGATGTTCGTATGGAAATCGGTAATACTGTTTCAATTGGCGGATATACCTTCCGTTTTAATGGGACAAAAAACTTAACTGGGCCTAATTACAAATCAATTGAAGGTGATATCGATGTTCTGAAGAATGATAAGCAGATTAGGAAGCTATATCCAGAAAAAAGAACCTACAATGCTTCGGGTATGGCCATGACTGAAGCTGCCATTGATACTGGTTTATTCCGTGACTTATACGTCGCATTAGGTGAACCTCTAGATAATAATGCCTGGATAGTCCGTGTCTATCATAAGCCTTTTGTAGATTGGATATGGTTGGGATGTTTCTTGATGGCATTAGGTGGAGTTTTATCTGTTACTGATCGTCGTTATCGTTACGGCATACGCAAAAAAAGCAAAACTGAAATTACCTCAGAAACGACTGCTGAAAGTAATAAAGGTGCAACACCTACAGAAGCAGAGCCAATTATTGTGCCGGAGGTAAGAAAAGTATGA
- a CDS encoding peroxiredoxin: MILEPAPDFELKATGEKTFRLSASLGKNIVIYFYPKDDTPGCTDESLQFRDLYARFKELNCEIVGISRDSIKSHDSFKEKLSLPFDLLSDPDETVCELYGVIKMKNMYGKQVRGIERSTFVVDTKGILQKEWRGVKVPSHAEEVLSVIKELEKS, encoded by the coding sequence ATGATACTTGAACCAGCTCCAGATTTTGAACTTAAGGCTACTGGTGAGAAAACATTTCGCCTATCAGCCTCTTTGGGTAAGAATATCGTGATTTATTTTTACCCTAAGGATGATACACCAGGCTGTACCGATGAGAGTCTGCAATTTCGAGATCTCTATGCTAGATTTAAAGAGCTCAATTGTGAAATTGTTGGGATTTCACGAGATAGCATAAAGTCTCATGACAGTTTTAAGGAAAAATTATCATTGCCTTTTGATTTGCTGAGTGATCCAGATGAAACCGTATGTGAACTTTATGGTGTCATTAAGATGAAAAACATGTATGGCAAGCAAGTACGAGGTATAGAGCGCAGTACTTTTGTAGTTGATACCAAAGGGATATTACAAAAAGAATGGCGTGGAGTGAAAGTACCCAGCCATGCTGAAGAAGTTCTTTCGGTTATTAAGGAACTAGAAAAAAGTTAA